The genomic DNA ATCCCTTGTTACCCACCAGCTACAGGATGCAATTCAGGAAGAACTGGTAGTTAGCAGCACAATGGTAGCACTTTGGCTGCATATGTCAAGAGGATGTGAGGAGGCCAGAGTGATGTGCTATTGCTGCCAGGCCTCAATCTGATCTGGCCTGCTTCATTTAATGACTTACTGTTGGCTTTATAATCTGAAAATACACGCAGATACAAATAAATCAGAGATGGTGAGTCAGGCTCGTACCTTTTGTTTGAAGAAGATCAATTTCTTTGCTGAGGCAGTCTATATCAATCTGCAATGACCTGTTTTGGGATCGCAACTGCTTCATTTCATCAatctgaaagggaaaaaaagaaagggttCAGACACGTAGCTTCAAATGTAGGTAGCTTGGAGTCAGTGACCTGTGACCGTGTCACGAGGAGAGCTGTTCCACTCTCCTCAGTAAACAACACTGAACCAAAGAGTTCCTGAGCTCAGACCACCATCCAATTAACCTTCTTCAGCTACTTTCTCCCCCACTCTGTTGACTCAACCCGATGAAAACAGCTGACTCGACATAAAGCAGAAAGCACTGCTCTTTCTAAACCCGCAATATTACAACAAAAATCATAGACGTAAATGCAACAGCGATGGTggatgtgcagaaaataagaaggggtgttttcttttttctgaaagTAGCTGCACAGCTCTAAAATGAACTGCAAAGTGAATCAGACAAAGTGTGTGCGCTATCAGCCAAATCATAAATGGACCCTGTAATCAACATATTTTCAGGGTGTAGGAGAACTGATGTGAATGGCAATATGACCCAGATAATGTGGTTTTGTCTATTCAGCCTTTTATCTATCAATAATAACCAGAAGTACATTTGGTTTCAGTTATGCTGATTCTTTAGCATTTTTATTTCTAAATCAGCTGCTGATACAATCATaataaactgtttttgtttataatctgtTGATCTGCCAGTAAAAGATGTGGTTTAGGAGACTTTTGACAATTCTCCTTTTCAAAGATTAGAACAATCTGACTGGTTCAGCGAAGAGATCATTACCAGATTTCTACCCAGTTGAATACCTACGAGATATTTTGGACAGATGTGTTAAAAACTGCTCTCCACTCCAAAGATCAAAACAACAAGTGACGAAAATGTTGCAATGAGCAGTGAAGCTCTTATGGCAGTCTGTTAGGTAGCATTTATGCACATGTTAAATGCTATTTAGAACCTGTGTAAGTAATCTTAAGCCTCAATACCAAGCAACACTAGCTCACAGTTAGCTAGCTAACAGCAGCTCCACCTAATTAGAAATATCACCAACTTCATGCACCAGATTCAActacaaatgttttaaaaaagacactcccacaaaaacacacacaccatagacttttttttttttctggtaacTAACAAATTCTCCTTACAGAAGGAATTTGGGAAGCCGAGTTCGATCTCTCCAGACGTCTCCTGGTCAGGTCATTCTCCATTTCATTGACCTCTTCTTTTAGtttctccagcttcttcttcttcatctccaACTCATGCCACAGCCTCTCCATTCGTGCCTTCTGATGCACCAACAATGCTAAAAGAAAagagacaaacacaaagaagtCTCAGTAACAATTATTATCAATGAGAAATGACAACATAATTTAACCTGATTTGTACAGGACGGAGGGTGAAATCCATGAAAAGTTCAAGAAAAACTCAtttataaaaattataataatggattgcatttatatagcgcttttcaagaacctcaaagcgctgtacaattccATTACTCATTCactctaacattcacacactggtgaaggcaagctacagttgtagcagcagctgccctggggcagactgacagaagcgaggctgccatatcgcgccatcggcccccctggccatcaccagtaggcggtgggtgaagtgtcttggccaaggacacaacgaccgagactaagtaaagaacaaaaaaatgctGACAACAAGCCATTCAAGCAGCACTGTGCTCGTGGGTATAAAGTAACAACACATTTTCAAATGCaccacaaactgcacacaacaGTCAAACCAGTTTAGATAATTCTCTTCCCATAAAGACAGCCTTGTGTAAGGAGAGACGGCGAAGCAACATTAGAATCCTCACTGCTGCCTTTCATCACCTATTGTGGTAACACAAGGAGATGAGACTTATTCTGATTAGCAAACTGCTGCAGGCAAATTCTGCCTTAACCATGCACATAATGTACTCAAGTCTCTATAGTACATTTCCCATAATTCATTAAAGTTCTTGCACTTTCTGACAGGTGGCAACACCTCCTTCACAGGCATTCTACGATAAACAATTATCTCCTgcaatacacaaacacacgccaCTACACACTGAGGAGTTATAACATGATGGCCCACAGAGTCCTCCAGTATTTAATTAATGTACCTGATTCATGGATGTGAGTGAAAGGTTATCAGGTGAATCAGTAGACTTGTATTCAGtcgatttttttctttttctttgttttcaaaaGGATAAAAAGAATTAACAGGACCAGTAGACATTACGATTGGCAGGAGTTCAACAATCAACGCCAGGTTTGTTTACCAACTCCACTTGTAAGGTTCCCTCCAACTTCATCCACTTCCTGAAGATCAAAATCAATTTGATTCGAGGCTGTTGTGACATAATAGATGAGATCCAGCATACACTGGAGAGGCAAACTGCGAtaaatatttacacacacacacacacacacacacacacacacacacacacacacacacacacacacacacacacacacacacacacacacacacacacgttactTTCCTGACTACTGGAAGTGATAAACTGAGGTGTCTCTCgccatccatctcctcctgtgTTCCCTCTCCTCCTGCTCAGTGCAGAAGTGCCTTAAATATGTGTTCTATTTGTCAGCGACAGGTGACCTTTTTGGGTGCAAAAGAAGTCGGAATAACCCCCTGTAAACATTTtatggtggcacggtggttagcactgttgccgcacagcaagaaggtcctgagttcaattccaccatcaggccggggtctttctgtgtggagtttgcatgttctccccgtgtttgcgtgggttctctccgggtactccggcttcctcccaccgtccaaagacatgagcttgtggggataggttaattggataattcaaattgccactaggtgtgaatgtgcgagtgaatctgagtgtgaatggttgtctgtccctatgtgttagccctgcgacagactggcgacctgtccagggtgtaccccgcctctcgccctatgacagctgggataggctccagcgccccccgcgaccctgaaaaggataagcggtagcgaatggatggatggatggatggacgtaTTTAGTAAATTATGGTCCTTATTAGAGTTAAGAAGGACAACGCTTCATGTTGGGCCAATGTTATAATTGACAAGTCACTGTCGTAAAGGTGTGCAGCATGTACCATAGACATCACTCACTGCTTTTGGACTTTGCATTTAGAAGTGCCATTGTCACTTTTTTGTCCAAAAGAGGTAAAGTGCCAAGTTACTGGCTAAAATTAACAATGCTGAATAACCAGCTGCAGCCGTACACTGTACTGGGactgaagcacaaacttcaGTAATCCTCCAGTAAGGTACAAACACTGCAGAGCAGTTCAGTTCAGTGACAAACGAAACTATGGCCCAGCCCTGTGTCAGCACACCTGTCAATCaaggtgatcacacccacaactCCAGAATTCAGATGGATGATTTAccggtacaaaaaaaaaaaggaaaaaaaaaaaaaagtggctgtTGCCCCAGAGGGCAGAACCAACTGTTTAACAGTTATGCAATACCACTAATGTTATTCCACTGCCAGACAATAACACACATTCTTGGTGACTGATGGTAGTTAACACAGTTATGTTCAACTAACAGTTATGTGGTGACAGGTGTGTCTGCATAGCACCAACTTCCAAAGTGACCTTGCCAATCAAAACAGTAGGGGATAACATTTTCCCAAACCAGTGAGGATAAACTGATGGAAAACTGCACTGATGAGGGTCAATGGTAGAGGCAGCATGCCTGGTGTGAAGCCCCTCTTGGTGATAGTCACCACAGTGCAGGAGCCATAGCTGCTGACTCACTCACAATACAGTGAAAAGCCCAAAAAAGGAAACAGCAGTGTACTCTGACATGTTTGACTCACACAACAGAATCTGCAAGTCTCAGGCGCTGGTGGAGCAAATGCAGCATTTATTGTGGAGGACTCACACTAGAGTCATGATCACACCGGCCCCCACTCAGCGAGTCACCTTTGCTTTTCAACTTTGTGGAGATGAACACAACATGTTTCCACTATGGCTGAACAATACTGACAGCAAGCATAGACAGTTTGGCTCAGGAAATGCACTGCAGAGGGTcttatggggaaaaaaaaaagcagtataCTTGATAGTTAAATGACTTTCTTGGCAGAAGTCTGTGGAAAAGGTATTTTGGCCTACTGAGAATAGCAGAAACCTGAATAATAtttgttaataaaaacaaaactcaaatgaGATCAACATACACAGGAGGACTGTTGAAGATATTAACCCGCTGTACCTTGGCTACATAGTCAATAAACTGTAAACCAAACATTTCTAACCAGATTTCAGAGGTCTATATGAAATACGATTCACAGTGTAAACAATTTCTGGAGCTTTGTGTCTGTTCAGTAAAAAGCTGAACAGAGAACAGAATAAGTCTATATATCAAGCATTATAAAACAGAAGATGCTTTCTATGCAAACAACTAAGAAATGCTACAATGTCAGCATTGTAAAAATAGTACAggagtaattttaaaatgggAATGACCTTTATTATCGATGCTACTGTGTATTTCTTACCTTGTGTGTATGCTGCATCATCAGAGCCCATGCTGAGTCTGCGAGGTTCACTCTGTCTCTCCCGGTGTGGCGAAAGTGGGTCTGAGAGATGCTGGGGGTCTGTCTCCACGAAGTGGTGGTCTTGGGGTAGGCCGAGGAGATTGTTGACGTCAAAAGTCGGGGACACGACTCCaggggacacagctgggggTTTGTTAGGAGACACTGTGATTTTAAAAGTGTATTTGGTGTTGGGCTGAGTGACCACCACgcgtggggaagaagctgtacCCCCTCCTCCCACAGAGGGGCGAGATTTAGGTGGATGATGGTGGATGTAGGCAGGGCCCATGCTCACTTGACCCCCTATGTTCCTGGCACCTGAGGGCCCCTGTAAGGAAGGGTTTGTTGAGATGAAGAGTGTGTGAGGATTCCTACCCAACTTGGGCTGTGGGCGGGAGCCGGCTGAGGCAACAATGACTTCCTCGGAGGGAGTGGTAGCAGCAGTAGAGATGTAAACAGTGGGACCCGAGCCTCCGATTGACAGAGGGGTGGCAGGGACAGAAGCTGCCCCAGcagatgaagaggaagaggaagggcAGGAGGACGTGGAGGATGAGCGGGGCCCGCTGCTCGTCCGCAGCACAGCTGTTGTAGAATTGCTCCTTTGGGGAGATTCAAGTTTGATCTCTATCTGATTCTTCCGTGGGCCGGTGGAGATGTTCTGGATATTGTACTGGCTGATCGCAGACAGGGAGCTGGGCATGAccgaagaggaggaagaggaagaggagcatgATGAGACACCAGAGGAAGAGGCCTGACTTCCAGTAGGAAGAAAGGAAGGCGCCTGGGGATTTGTAGGTGAGCTGATGGGCATGTAGACGTGAGAAGTTTGATGGCCCTGGGTCTGGGGCTGTGAGGtatgagaggaggaggaagagtgcTGAGTGCCGGACCAGGAGCCAGACAGGGAGGAAGGATGTGAGATCTGGTAGATCTGCTGCTGAGGCTGGGAAGTGGGGCTGTACTGGGCcctgcctccctgctgctggttTTGCCGTGTCGTACCGGACTGGCTAACATAAGGCCGAATGTAAATAGAGTTACCCTGTGGACTGCTTAGGCCCGACTGTGGCCCACCATGTATGTGCAAAGAAGTAGGGGTGTTGCGTCCTGTCTGAATGTTAGGGGCTAACGTCACGGTGATTGGGTTGAAGCGTGGTGTCTGCTGGGAACCCATAGCTGGTGCTTTGCCACCCAGAGGGTAGAGTCCAAGGTGCTGTGGAGGCTGCGGTTTACGCGGGGGCTCCATCACACCAAATACATTGAAATTGGAGGGCACCTGCACTGGGGCTGACTGGGGCTCCTGCTGAAAGAAGTCACTGTTAGTGGCCTGGCCTGTAGAGAGGGGCCCTTCGCTCAGGCTGTGGGCCAGAGTCCGGCTGCCGTTCATTCTCAGGCTGTCCCGAACCGGGCCCACATGCACATTCTGAGGCTGCAGGTCCAGGTTCAGTTGGGTCATGTGATTATGGAGCCTGCTGAAGCTGGGGTCGTCTGAAAAGCTCAGGTTCCCTTCTTCGCTGTACAGGTAGCCCGGACTGACTTGGGACAAGTATTCACAGCAGGCGTCTAAATTGTTGTTATTCTGCAGGAGAGAGAAGAGACAGACTTGTTAGGcaacatgtgtgtttgtttcatgtTTACTTCCTTACAGGAAGATGAAAAAACTAAGATGCTTACACCATTTCCACATTTCCATTTTTGAGAATAGCATTTTATGGCCAGGttgaaagaaataataatacacAGGTACTGAAAATACAACACAATACGCAGACCTACAACAACACAACTACTGAAAAATTGTATGCAGGGATCAATGCTGTAACAAGGGGTGTGGAGCTTGTTTTCTTGGCAGCACCGCTGTCATGCAACAACTAACATACGAACCACAACTTCAGTAGCTCATCCAACTCATGAGTCAACATAATTCACAAGTTACTGCCaataacaaatttcccacgtgtgggactaataaaggttatcttatcttatcttaaaatgatAAAAGAGACCTTGGCATCAATTATGATGAAGCCTTTTGAATTGATCATTGTGTGCAAGTttaattctttttctttctctctctttttttttttttggcaagtTTAATTCTGATTAATACTGTAGATGGTGTAGTAATTCTATAGGGGACTAACAGAACATGGATGCCTCTCCATGGCATAATCTCTTTGGTCTTTCAGGCACGGGAGTTAAAATTAGTCCGTTATTCATTGTTAAGACACAAAAGTCCCTTTTCCAGTAGTACCTACTTGGATCGACTCGCCACGGTTCAGGGCTTTTCattagtacctggtaccaggtgattcgagtaggtactaatggaaaaggagctaaattggtaaatggtaaatggcctgcatttgtatagcggtttttctagtccctaaggaccccaaagcgcttcacactacattcagtcattcacccattcacacactggcaagctacattgtagccacagctgccctggggcgcactgacagaggcgaggctgccggacactggcgccaacGGGCCCTCTAAATTGATTTTGGTTTAAGATGAACCACCAGCTGTTACTCCCAACTCTACAAACTTGAACTACACTTTAGTCAATTCACTCAGTGAGTTTTggggtttctttttgtttttgttcttaaaTGCACTACCAGATCATATCACACTTGACATCTTTCTAAACTGCGACAACTGATTTTCACCAATCAAAAaccttgtttaaaaataaataaataaataaataaaataaaataaaaactaaacaaacccCCCCGCCCCAACAACCTGATAATCGACTCAACTCATTTCATCCTGAGCATGATCATCCAGAGTATACAAAATACTAGACATGTTTTATCAAGGCTGGACTAAAGATACTAATTTCTTTAGagtaatgtgaaaaaaaacGTAACCTTGGTTGCCCAAGCACAATCAGGAGGTAAGCTTACACACTGCATTATTTTGGCCCACTCTCCTTTATGCCATAACATTCTTAGCTGAATTCATTGTTAGTATACACTACTATCCTGTTCCCAGGCATGAAAACTGCTTTGTCTTATTCAACAGCTATCTCAAtttatgctgttttctttgttgcattCACTTCTAAGATACCAACACTGAGCCACTGACAGTtaatacaaaacacacagacatgaagcAAAAACACCATAAATTATGCagactttattttctttcacatAATTGCGAGCAGAGGTGTTTATAACGCCCTTACCTGCAGAACACACTGGGAGACAACACCTTCTGGGACTTCAGGGAACTTTTGGCGCAGGTCATGCAAAACCTGAATATCAATCTGGTGGCTTCCCTGGGCCATTCGTATGATGCCAGGTCTGTTTGTTCTGTTCAGCACACGGGGAAGTCAGTCTCAGCAGCAAACTGCCTTCATTTTGAACATCTTCTAAATTGAAACAAAGAAAGGAAGGAGAGAATCTGATAAGGAAACAACACTCTCTCATGGTGCTTCTGTCAAATAGAAACATCTCTTTCTCTGTACAGACAATACTCTGACCACCATTTCACCATTATGAGTTGTATAACGGTGTTTTGTTAATATTCAGTAAGGAATCTGTCCAAGAGGCAGAAAAGGAGCAAATGTGGTCTATTGCAAATTTTCTCTAAAAGACATCCGTCAGCCGTTTGAGGTCGACTTTTTCCATTATTGCCTGGgagctttcaaaacaaaatttcAGAGATGTTCAATGAGAACAGACAGCATTCATTTCAAAAGCCCTTCTCCCCACAAAGCTCCTTAATAAAAGAGTAGCAAAGGGAGGAAACCACCTCCAACTGACTACTGAGAAAAAACCTTTCCAACTCATCTCAACATCAACATTCACTtattacagaaaagaaaagggcCTGAAAACCAGCGTAGTGTGGATGCAGATCTTCATATAGACAGGCAGCTGTGCAGAACAGTTGATTCCTCAGAATCCCACTGTATGATAAAGACCGAGCTAAAGGGCTGCATGCCATTTGTTAGTTTCCCTTCCTGCACACATAAATGTGAACCACTGAGAGAAACATTTGTGAGCCACAGTAATAATGCTGCTGCTTTGTTATGTTTTACAGCTTTTGAACAAAGCGCTGTTGGAAAATGActaaacaaacatgaagagtaTGAAACTGCACATTTATATCTCCAAGCTAAACTGCTACAGAATAACAATGGACTTAATTTTTTGCCCCTTTAGTGCAAACTAAACATTTCTCCTTCCAGCTCTTCAAATTTGGTCTAAAGGGAATCTTTGAGGTTTTTACTTATTTCCTCTCATAATTTGAAATTCACTACATACTTGCAACAACAGTGAATGCAAAAATTAAACAATGCCAAAGCATTTTGACGTCAGGATTCGTAACCATTTCGAATGCCATAAATGCTCTGTTCTGTaagcacagaagccccaccaACCTGGTCTTCAAACCTGTATGTGAGAGGcagccaatcacaacagtgGGTTAAAGAGAGTAAAGCCTTACAGAGGGAACAGCTAAGCCAGCATGTTAGTTTGTAAAGTGCAAAGTTAGTCTAGTGGAGACTTGAGcaaattaaacacatttaattaagaTTACATGTGATATTTATGGTTTGATTAAAATTTACTGATGCATCTCGATATCAGAAGCACTTCTATATTGGTATCAGCCATTATCACCCCTGCTGACACTAGCTGatatacagtaaataaaatacTGATATCAGGGGCTGACGTATTTGCTGTCTACCACCAATTTTGCTTTGGCTATACATTTTCATAGGCAGTGAGATGAAGAGCTAAAACACAAAACTCAAAAGGTGAAGCACctacagaaaccaaacaaacgaGAAAGCAATACTGGTATCATCTATCTTTCAAACTGTTGCATCGGCCCTGAATTTCACAACCATGTTTGCCTACTTGAAAAGGATTCTGCTGCAAGAAGTTAAATTCTACTTTTGGCACACACTTCTTATATTTAGTGTACCATCAGTAAGTCAGCTTGTATTAGTAAACACTTTTCTGTATAGttcaaaatataataaacaCCACGGGCTCCAAACCAggactaaagaaaaaaagaaagaaaaagaacagaagCGGAGTATGTTTTAAAAGACCAAGTTGGCTGGTAGGTTGTACTTCATTCAACGTATAAGCTTTACTCATACCTGGGAACTTGCCAAAGCAACCACACTTTACTACTAGCCACTGTGCAATTTCTCGAGCAGTCAACGCACTGCAGTCATCTTTCCTGCAAAAAACCTTTTCTATAATCCCGCTTCTCCACCATTATCCTGCTGTGTGAAGGAAGCACAAGCAGACAAAAGTGAATGCAGCAGCCATGAGAACTTCAAAGCGTTAGTTCATGACAGCCATGTTTAGTCTTCTCCCACACTTTTCTTCTAACCACACTCTTTCGAAACAGCTTTCAGTGGGAGGTTCAAATATGCCAATCACAACATTGTGACACATGAAGCACACCCTGTTGTGTTCGACGCCAGTCAATGCTAAAAAGGAATTAGTGATACATCTCAACAGCAATCCTAACATGAGATTTAAAAGTGAAATCATTTACAGAGACTTAAATACACTTACTTAATGATGAGAGAAATCATGAGTGTACTTCAACCTCACTGGGATCTTATTTCAGCCAAGAAGCAGCCGTTTTTGCCT from Maylandia zebra isolate NMK-2024a linkage group LG15, Mzebra_GT3a, whole genome shotgun sequence includes the following:
- the tab2 gene encoding TGF-beta-activated kinase 1 and MAP3K7-binding protein 2 isoform X2, translating into MAQGSHQIDIQVLHDLRQKFPEVPEGVVSQCVLQNNNNLDACCEYLSQVSPGYLYSEEGNLSFSDDPSFSRLHNHMTQLNLDLQPQNVHVGPVRDSLRMNGSRTLAHSLSEGPLSTGQATNSDFFQQEPQSAPVQVPSNFNVFGVMEPPRKPQPPQHLGLYPLGGKAPAMGSQQTPRFNPITVTLAPNIQTGRNTPTSLHIHGGPQSGLSSPQGNSIYIRPYVSQSGTTRQNQQQGGRAQYSPTSQPQQQIYQISHPSSLSGSWSGTQHSSSSSHTSQPQTQGHQTSHVYMPISSPTNPQAPSFLPTGSQASSSGVSSCSSSSSSSSVMPSSLSAISQYNIQNISTGPRKNQIEIKLESPQRSNSTTAVLRTSSGPRSSSTSSCPSSSSSSAGAASVPATPLSIGGSGPTVYISTAATTPSEEVIVASAGSRPQPKLGRNPHTLFISTNPSLQGPSGARNIGGQVSMGPAYIHHHPPKSRPSVGGGGTASSPRVVVTQPNTKYTFKITVSPNKPPAVSPGVVSPTFDVNNLLGLPQDHHFVETDPQHLSDPLSPHRERQSEPRRLSMGSDDAAYTQALLVHQKARMERLWHELEMKKKKLEKLKEEVNEMENDLTRRRLERSNSASQIPSIDEMKQLRSQNRSLQIDIDCLSKEIDLLQTKGPHFNPGAIHNFYDNIGFLGPVPPKPKDTGSKSVKPITDQEDEGTQWSCTACTFLNHPALIRCEQCDFPRNF
- the tab2 gene encoding TGF-beta-activated kinase 1 and MAP3K7-binding protein 2 isoform X1 → MAQGSHQIDIQVLHDLRQKFPEVPEGVVSQCVLQNNNNLDACCEYLSQVSPGYLYSEEGNLSFSDDPSFSRLHNHMTQLNLDLQPQNVHVGPVRDSLRMNGSRTLAHSLSEGPLSTGQATNSDFFQQEPQSAPVQVPSNFNVFGVMEPPRKPQPPQHLGLYPLGGKAPAMGSQQTPRFNPITVTLAPNIQTGRNTPTSLHIHGGPQSGLSSPQGNSIYIRPYVSQSGTTRQNQQQGGRAQYSPTSQPQQQIYQISHPSSLSGSWSGTQHSSSSSHTSQPQTQGHQTSHVYMPISSPTNPQAPSFLPTGSQASSSGVSSCSSSSSSSSVMPSSLSAISQYNIQNISTGPRKNQIEIKLESPQRSNSTTAVLRTSSGPRSSSTSSCPSSSSSSAGAASVPATPLSIGGSGPTVYISTAATTPSEEVIVASAGSRPQPKLGRNPHTLFISTNPSLQGPSGARNIGGQVSMGPAYIHHHPPKSRPSVGGGGTASSPRVVVTQPNTKYTFKITVSPNKPPAVSPGVVSPTFDVNNLLGLPQDHHFVETDPQHLSDPLSPHRERQSEPRRLSMGSDDAAYTQALLVHQKARMERLWHELEMKKKKLEKLKEEVNEMENDLTRRRLERSNSASQIPSIDEMKQLRSQNRSLQIDIDCLSKEIDLLQTKGPHFNPGAIHNFYDNIGFLGPVPPKPKGTLSIDTGSKSVKPITDQEDEGTQWSCTACTFLNHPALIRCEQCDFPRNF